The window CTTGGGGGTCAATAAATTTGATTTGAGTCCAAACGATACGGGCTGTTTGGCGTTTGAATTGAATCACTTCTCCTCGCTCAATGACATTCCGCTTCTCCTCTCGAACCGTCTTTTTTAAGAGCGGAACCAGCGGAAAATCTGCCCAGTTGCCAGGGGGTAATAAATTGAAAGAAGCTTCTAAGCGGCAATCATCATTCGGAGGCTTTTTGTCGAGAAACCGAAACGATTTCGTATCCGGTTCAAAATGCCAATCTTCGGGCACATCGAAGCGCAACGCTCCTCGCCCTGCGACAAAGATCCGAGTTCCTGGTTTTGATTCCCAGTTATGGTCTTCTTTGAGTTCTAGAGTTTCCTTAAGCCATTGGAGATTATGCTTTTTGCCCTTAGCCATAGCCACTCCATCTGTTAACCTCCTTATTATTTTGCCGTGTCTGGAGCAAGAACTCAAAGAACTTGATTCTTTACTGCTAATTTCTCCTGTTTTTTAGGAATCACATATCTCATTCCACCTTTAGCGCCGACGGTATCACCTTGGTAACGCGGGATAATATGAATATTAGCGTGCATCATCTTTTGACCTGCATCTCTATTGATATTTATGCCCACATTAAACCCGTCAGGGTGAAATTCTTGGCTTAAAATTTCTTGCACTTGGTTAGCCATAAACCAGCAGGCCGATTGTTCTTTAAATGGCAGTTCAAAATAATTAGCTACATGACGTTTAGGTACAATCAGTACATGACCTTTACTTCGAGGATAACCATCAAATATAGCATAAGCGGTTGCTGATTCTGTTAGTAAGGTTAGATTTTTATGAGGGTTGCAAAATATGCAATGGTTAGATGAATTTCTTTGGTGATTGTAATGAATATACTCGTAAATTTCGCAAGACTCGTCTAGGTGGATTGATTTAAAGGGAAGTTTAACAATGCACTGATAGGTAGGCCGTTTGTGAATGTAATGTTCTCGAAAACCTTCTTTTTTTATATCTCTTCTCACGGCATAATAAACTTTTCCTCCCGGTTTCAATAAATAC is drawn from Microcoleus sp. AS-A8 and contains these coding sequences:
- a CDS encoding bifunctional class I SAM-dependent methyltransferase/HIT family protein, which encodes MQKQKNKFSHLTAIERVKLSFPAQFLLDKNLLQGQILDFGCGFGNDTKLLQQKGFDITGYDPYHLPQYPTHKFDTIICFYVLNVLFLEEQAKVLMEVSYLLKPGGKVYYAVRRDIKKEGFREHYIHKRPTYQCIVKLPFKSIHLDESCEIYEYIHYNHQRNSSNHCIFCNPHKNLTLLTESATAYAIFDGYPRSKGHVLIVPKRHVANYFELPFKEQSACWFMANQVQEILSQEFHPDGFNVGININRDAGQKMMHANIHIIPRYQGDTVGAKGGMRYVIPKKQEKLAVKNQVL